A segment of the Trifolium pratense cultivar HEN17-A07 linkage group LG7, ARS_RC_1.1, whole genome shotgun sequence genome:
tcaaaaaatcatAGGTGGATCAACGTTGTGTTTTTATTGGCCACATGGGCAACTTCATCGAAGAAGCCATTTTGGTGACTTCATGCTAGAATTTTCCTTTCCTCATACCATATTTCTTtctactttttgtttttatttttttccccaaaaatgGTTCTCGCCGGTAAACTTATTACTGAACTTGGGATTAAAACAACTGCTGAAAAATTCTTCAAACTATTCTCATCAGAACTTCATGAAGTGCAAAACGTTTGTGAAAGGGTTCATGAAACGAAGCTGCATCGGGGTGATGACTGGCATGACACTGACAAGGTTCTACATTGGACTTATGTCATAGGTAATTAATTATAGGCTTAATTACACTTTTGgccccttatctttattttaggttttaagttggtcccttattttttaaaagttttaagttggtctcttatcttttctgcaggtTTTATATAGGTCGctcccgtcaaatttttcactattaccgttaaatttggacacgtggcAAACGGAAATCACACTTGGAAAGATgacacgtgtccaaatttaacggtaatagtgaaaaatttgacggaagggatcaacttgaaacttgcagaaaagataagagaccaacttgaaacttttaaaagataagggacaaacttaaaacctaaaataaagataagggactTTATTAAGCCTTAATTATATTTCTAAAAGTCAATTAACATGCCAAcatttttccttctttcttaaaaatgtttatatttttctattattcaaATGTTCatcgttttaatttttattggtatTAAATGCCCTTGACATCACAACAGATGGTAAGGTGCACACATGTTATGAGATTATTGAAGAAGTtgatgaacaaaacaaaaaatcaacttttaagCTCTTTGGTGGAGATATTGATGAGGACTATAAGGTCTTTAAGCTCATCCTTGAGGTAATCGATAAAAGAGATGGTAGTGCTACTGTTAAATGGACCATTGAATATGAGAAAAGCAATGAAGATATTGATCCTCCAAATGGCTGGATGGACTACCTTAACAAACTCACTCGAGATGTTGATGCTCACATTGTCAAAGGTGCAAGGTAACTCTATAAGTCACAAAATATGTTAAATAAGtcacaaaataacaaataaGTTGTAATGGGTTAATAATGCATTTGGGGTTGAGTTAAATAATACTTCCTCTGTCTCAAAATATATCATCAAATTaaagttaatgtatttattgtttatatttggAACAGAGGAGTGAGAAATAAGTTGTAATGGGTTAATAATGTTTTGGGTTGTGTTAAATGTTTATCTTTATAATTAGTATGATATGATGTTTGTAATGGTATATTTGACTATGTATTGTAAATCaataaattgatatttgtttTCTGAAATTGGATTCTCTCATGTGTGTTGTCTACTTCCATCTCTCCTGTCTATAATTTTAGTTGTTTGATTAATCTGATGATCGAGggaaaaacgccaaaaataattaaaaaagcaTATCAAAAAGAACAGAATCTCAAtcatttattgaaaataattacACGTCCATCTTCGATTTTGACGGACCGCTTCCAGCGCCTTCCACCGCCATCTCACTCATTCTCGTCTCTTTCCAcataactctctctctctctcttctcaaATTTGGTTTCTCCACCATCAACAAGCACTAGGTTACGATCCATTGCATGGACCGTAGTTGTAGCAGCAATGGTAAAGAAGAGCTTTGCACAATGGTCAGTGTCAGGCTTCACCAATTGCCATCCATGAACTTTTGCACATACGCCAGTCTCGTAACTTAAATACCACATTGAACACTTTAAAATACTCGACGTAGTATATGTACCGTAAACGTATCTGATATGGtatgtttatttataaaaacttaattaaagtTTTGGCCTCTTAATTTTGACACATTCATAGAATTGGTCTCCATATTTTGGAATCTCCCTCGAtcaaattttttcaattaaaaaggCTATTTGTTTTTGTACAAAAGAGGGCATAagcctaataaaaaaaaaaggctgatttaatatattttgaatgATATAACAAATGATCTCATGatattaacaaaattataaagCAATAGTGGAGCACTATGGGGGATGAGGATGATCCTCTTTGGCAACCAGTGAGAGGACGCCTCAGCaaagggaaaggaaaaaacGATCACAAGCCTGATATTGCTACAGCAGCGAGAACTTCTAGAGAGAATAGTGACAATCTCACTTCGTATTTCTTCACGGCTTTTCCGAACAGTTTTGGTGCAAAAGCCATGTTCAATGCTTTTAAATATTATGGGGATATCAAAGAGGTTGTTATTCCAACCAAACGCGACAAAGGCGGGAGAAGGTTCGGATTCGCTCGATTCGACCGAGTAGTAGACACACGTCGCTTTGAAACTGAATTGGATAATATTATTATTGGGAGAGACAAAATTTCGGCCAATTTGTCACGTTTTCAACGTCATGAAGATTCAAGGAAGAAAGACTGCGGAAGTGATGTTAGGAGGGATACAAGAGACAGTCAGAAAGCTGAAGAAAGAAATAGCAACGAGAGTAGGGGTAGCTCAAAACTCCATTTTGCACAGAAACCAAATCAGCCACGAGAAGAGGAAACATCATACGCTCACGCGGTAAGGAATGGTAGCCATTCGAGACAGGCGAAGACACCCTCCTTTAGTCCTATCATATGAAGCGGAGAAGGCGGATATGGAGAGATTAAAGAAGGCTTTTGTCGGGAAAGTTGTGCAACCGGGGATGTCGTATAACATTCAAAACGCATTTCATAGACAAGGTTATTTTGGTGTAAAGGTCGCTCCTTTAGGGTCAAATTTGACTCTACTAGAAGGACAAGAGGCCGGCGAAGTGCAAGCGTTGATGGAAGATGCAAAAGGATGGTTGGAGCAATGGTTTAAGGAGATCCATCCTTGGGATCCCAAAGTAATGGATGTCGAAAGAACTATTTGGCTAAGGATTTATGGAATTCCGCCTCATGCGTGGAATGATCTCTTTTTTGCCCAAGTTGTCAAACCATGGGGTACTTTTATTAATGCGGACGATGGTACGATGAAAAAAACTACTTTGGATGGAGCACGTCTCATGATCTGAACGTCTTGTCAACAAGTGGTGGATGAGTTTATTGATTTGAAGGTAAATGGAGACCTTTTTCATCTCCGTGTGCTCGAAGATTCTTACGGTCCTATGAGGATTTTGTTACCACAAGACCAGGGGGCTGTAGGCGGAGATATCGAAGATAAatcggaggaggaggaggaggagcggGGGCTGGTGGTGGAGGATGAGGAGAGAGAATTGTTGGAAGAGGAAGATAATTTATTAGCAATAACTCCATTTGTTAATGCAAATAATGGTCAAGAATTTTTGTCTGATTCAAATAAGGTAATAATTAAAGATAGGGAGGAAGGGAGGGAAGACTCaattaattcaatttcaaataattCAGTTTCAAATCTTATGTTGACCAAGTCAGAAGGGCTGGAGAAGCCACATGGGGGTGTGTTAAAGAAGGGTAGTAAGATTATGAAGGTAGGAGTTTTGTTGGGCCAGGAGGATGGATCAGGTGGGCCTCAAAATTCTACTAACATACATCATACATACTATCACAACGGGTGCGATTAGAAGATTTACCCAATCAGAGGATTTGGGCTGTATGCAAAAGCCCTTTAGTTCTAATGATTGTGTCAGTGGTGGTAAGGGGGAGCATAAGGGTGGTGTCTATAGTGATGGTCCTAGAGAAGTTTATTCCAAACTGAACAAGGGCCCAAATAACAAAGATTTGCCTCATCTGAATACCCATACGCAGGAAAATAGCAAGATGAAGATGAAACGTGTTAATCCTATTCCTGCTAGCGTGagaaaacaacaacaactcatCCAAAATCTCAATTTGCGGGTTCCATCTTCTAATTCTTCTCTATCGACCGTGAATTCATCTATTCCAGGTAGGGAAGTGTTTACTCACCGTTTTGAGCATTGTAAAGAAGGAGTTCATCGCAATC
Coding sequences within it:
- the LOC123894485 gene encoding MLP-like protein 28, producing MVLAGKLITELGIKTTAEKFFKLFSSELHEVQNVCERVHETKLHRGDDWHDTDKVLHWTYVIDGKVHTCYEIIEEVDEQNKKSTFKLFGGDIDEDYKVFKLILEVIDKRDGSATVKWTIEYEKSNEDIDPPNGWMDYLNKLTRDVDAHIVKGAR